In the Apteryx mantelli isolate bAptMan1 chromosome 13, bAptMan1.hap1, whole genome shotgun sequence genome, one interval contains:
- the NEXMIF gene encoding neurite extension and migration factor isoform X2 produces MDDQQEQDCASEDQETILINGVKENESHDLASDERPCSAADAVVTFPALTIAQKENQACHRALPPLTSKKPCLLSPPSPLRLTDVPEHTSDDSSAHAISLTSCVTKGMSSWSLPGDCEKAPFTIMEPGGMSALTGDCLMQPSRTCLGCFIESKDGIDAEPGISLKVGDINRDYDTCSVSDIGIHCMSTGETMRYGDQLLSDQLLSFPMHKSRAADKRDAEKSDSDSEDPTQKNYYEGLLLDKCNGEEPLLTNPNQEWGYFESFISESKIELLDLCSKNELSVNLFSEEDVDNYMFDDDDSTLGSDVCSLKIRYESFQDNVREKTTALQEDAQFNFFPSVFGNCTKRDSRSTLKRGPGGATDPSQFKSEEGIIWGEEEEDGEEEDGEEEEKAALNKSCNSAEMVQYVGSKRSHFLDSVNSTEDSGEFSDDSTCTESSYDVLRDIKDCSRYLSREHSNSFIQQNYGLRAKRKVRYSDDYLYDVDSIENEKILDKKEWLPDGPKEEDDDEWCPKKRRKVSRKEPPVIIKYIIINRFKGEKHMLVKLSKVDANETTVTLNEELLSKYEKLAPLKGFWQERQQSRMDLLRSSLYHKQNFYLNGSDASFLPHPRKRKCKLANRHRIQRIKAIEQSVNKLGSCSSDHKQPCSSKEDAGLKGLQALAIATPSCANGLHVNDITGIASVKCKSQEREYKGTERKVLRRIKFKSEARLKCKKIKAAASTVEGSPALENQDSAARLKDENVPCASDSSHLSECHEDKIAKNATFLPSTSSSDKPLPSANITTNVPLIPGGYLQTLLDASDLSSNTGISYFTQHPSEQQHSLPSIVQAEKPFSALQPSQSCVLSPPSESELQQSPGHLEMEQNNFGSVWPANKAAGSNQQEFPSDMREASVLSNEFGGAAGADNLPASGYSQVNLNSSKLLYQKNYLPDNQQVQSDDSYQSCHFNNGEGRFHFQRGTLSTDDGRLISFDSVGSLSVSSSNYSSLSLKSCEKDGEDDINDDFLAHCSPKLVIQQSIDEITPLKESTDLLDISNFTPDKFRQSSLSEMSPPDTPNLSPQITGSDAKPLGTLKGFQESTQAVLNSSEKVKWNCGVLQTEEQADNGFTLNNHQFQFHMFNDEDSVSLLEKSPCLSTFNEPSGQISTNSKVSKSKRKSSSSKNAGTNQSSSQKTTRKKSPKTNKGTEKPQGKNSRQTPKSTRKGKNAAGVNGEKAQAVGSRAINQLNNAASTTKGLAESVQHCSPTAVKIGKHNGLSGEWSLGKDPGTGWSEPSIGNTNSLLDDDQREFEEPSNILSNIASGMADVQRFMMASIEPLWGPVGHNSVPDIFRSPESNSLKLKTLKILAGTSQESKKKANSSSPGTAKNHKSNKGSSKNGKATTCDPSRPNCSTGYNTDIHSPFFDKNYSNLSTLGNNGPTHKKLYRHKSSSKSLRDENCKIKRTDREQTHKDPSVTASFEKLR; encoded by the exons ATGGATGACCAACAAGAGCAGGATTGTGCCTCAGAAGACCAAGAAACTATCCTGATTAATGGGGTGAAAGAAAATG AATCACATGACCTGGCCAGCGATGAGAGGCCTTGCTCTGCTGCGGATGCTGTGGTTACGTTTCCAGCCTTGACAATAGCTCAGAAGGAAAATCAAGCGTGCCACCGAGCGCTGCCTCCTCTGACTTCAAAGAAGCCCTGTCTGCTGAGCCCGCCTTCTCCTCTGAGGCTCACCGATGTACCTGAGCACACTTCGGATGACTCCTCCGCGCACGCCATTTCCCTTACATCGTGCGTGACAAAGGGCATGAGCTCTTGGTCCCTGCCAGGCGACTGCGAGAAGGCTCCGTTCACAATTATGGAGCCCGGAGGCATGTCAGCTCTCACTGGTGACTGCTTGATGCAGCCGAGCCGGACCTGTCTGGGCTGCTTTATTGAATCAAAGGACGGCATTGATGCAGAGCCGGGAATAAGCCTGAAAGTGGGTGATATAAATAGGGATTATGACACCTGTTCAGTCTCTGATATAGGGATTCACTGCATGAGCACAGGAGAAACCATGAGATATGGGGATCAACTGCTTTCAGACCAGCTTTTAAGCTTCCCTATGCATAAATCGAGGGCAGCAGACAAAAGGGATGCAGAAAAATCTGACAGTGATTCAGAGGACCCCACTCAGAAAAATTATTACGAGGGATTACTACTAGACAAATGCAATGGTGAGGAACCTTTACTAACAAATCCCAACCAGGAATGGGGCTATTTTGAATCTTTCATTAGCGAAAGTAAAATTGAGCTGCTTGACCTTTGCTCCAAAAATGAGCTTTCTGTAAATCTGTTTTCGGAGGAAGATGTGGATAATTACATGTTTGATGATGATGATTCAACCTTGGGAAGCGACGTCTGCTCCTTAAAGATTAGATACGAATCTTTCCAGGACAATGTGCGGGAGAAGACCACCGCCCTACAAGAGGATGCCCAGTTCAACTTCTTCCCCAGCGTGTTTGGCAACTGCACTAAAAGGGACAGCAGGAGCACCCTGAAAAGGGGGCCGGGTGGTGCCACCGACCCTTCTcaattcaaatctgaagaaggcatcatctggggggaggaggaggaggacggggaggaagaggatggtgaggaggaggagaaagctgcCTTAAATAAATCGTGCAACAGTGCGGAGATGGTGCAGTACGTGGGCTCCAAAAGGAGCCACTTCTTGGACTCTGTGAATTCCACGGAGGACTCCGGGGAGTTCAGTGACGACAGCACTTGCACCGAGTCCTCCTACGACGTGCTGCGGGATATCAAGGACTGTAGCCGCTACCTGTCCAGGGAACACTCCAATTCCTTCATCCAGCAGAACTACGGCTTGCGGGCGAAGAGGAAAGTGCGATACAGCGATGATTACCTGTACGACGTGGACTCCATCGAGAACGAGAAGATCCTGGATAAGAAGGAGTGGCTCCCGGAcgggcccaaggaagaagacgATGATGAGTGGTGCCCAAAGAAAAGGCGAAAAGTCTCTCGCAAGGAGCCCCCCGTTATCATCAAGTACATCATCATTAACAGGTTTAAGGGGGAGAAGCATATGCTGGTGAAGCTGAGCAAAGTGGATGCCAATGAGACGACTGTCACCCTAAACGAGGAGCTGCTCAGCAAATATGAAAAGCTGGCCCCACTGAAGGGCTTctggcaggagaggcagcagAGCCGGATGGATTTGCTCCGATCGTCTCTCTACCACAAGCAGAATTTCTATCTTAACGGCTCAGATGCTTCGTTCCTCCCTCACCCACGGAAGCGAAAATGCAAGCTAGCAAACAGGCACAGGATTCAGAGAATTAAAGCCATTGAGCAATCGGTGAACAAGCTGGGCTCTTGCTCCTCGGATCACAAGCAGCCTTGCAGCAGTAAGGAGGACGCGGGCCTGAAAGGGCTGCAGGCGTTAGCCATCGCCACCCCCAGCTGTGCAAACGGATTACATGTAAATGACATCACTGGCATCGCCTCAGTGAAATGCAAATCGCAGGAGCGGGAATATAAGGGGACGGAGAGGAAAGTGCTCCGCCGAATCAAATTCAAAAGTGAAGCCAGGTTGAAATGCAAGAAAATCAAAGCTGCTGCCAGTACGGTGGAGGGCTCCCCAGCTCTGGAAAACCAGGACTCTGCAGCTCGTTTGAAGGACGAAAATGTTCCTTGTGCTTCAGACAGCTCCCATCTTTCGGAGTGCCATGAGGATAAGATTGCTAAAAATGCTACTTTCCTACCATCCACCTCCTCTTCAGACAAGCCTCTACCATCTGCTAATATCACCACCAATGTACCCCTGATCCCCGGAGGGTATCTGCAGACATTGTTAGATGCTTCTGATTTGTCAAGCAACACTGGTATCTCATACTTCACCCAGCATCCCTCCGAGCAGCAGCATTCGCTCCCCAGCATCGTTCAGGCAGAGAAGCCGTTCTCGGCTCTGCAGCCTTCCCAGAGCTGCGTGCTCTCGCCGCCTTCGGAGTCGGAGCTGCAGCAGTCACCTGGCCACTTGGAAATGGAGCAGAACAACTTCGGTAGCGTGTGGCCGGCGAACAAGGCTGCTGGCAGCAACCAGCAGGAATTTCCGAGTGACATGAGGGAGGCTTCTGTGCTGTCAAACGAGTTTGGTGGCGCAGCGGGCGCAGACAACCTCCCAGCCTCTGGATACAGTCAAGTAAATCTGAATAGCAGCAAATTGCTCTACCAAAAAAATTACTTGCCAGATAACCAACAAGTGCAGTCTGATGATTCTTATCAGTCATGTCATTTTAATAATGGAGAGGGGCGCTTTCATTTCCAACGAGGTACACTAAGTACAGATGATGGCAGACTCATTAGTTTTGATTCAGTGGGTTCATTGTCAGTTAGTTCTAGCAATTACAGTTCTTTAAGTTTAAAGTCTTGTGAAAAGGACGGCGAAGATGATATTAATGACGATTTCTTGGCCCACTGCAGCCCCAAGCTAGTGATCCAACAAAGCATAGATGAAATAACCCCTCTGAAGGAGTCCACGGACCTTTTAGACATTTCCAACTTCACACCTGATAAGTTCCGTCAGTCCTCCCTGTCGGAGATGTCTCCTCCAGACACTCCCAACCTTTCCCCACAGATAACCGGCTCCGACGCCAAACCTCTGGGCACCCTGAAAGGCTTTCAGGAGAGCACCCAGGCTGTTCTCAACAGTTCTGAGAAGGTCAAGTGGAACTGTGGGGTCCTTCAGACTGAGGAGCAGGCAGATAATGGGTTTACTTTAAATAATCATCAGTTTCAGTTCCATATGTTCAACGATGAAGATTCTGTCAGCCTTCTTGAAAAAAGTCCGTGCTTGTCAACATTTAATGAGCCATCTGGTCAAATTAGCACCAATAGCAAAGTGTCAAAATCTAAGAGGAAAAGTTCATCCAGCAAGAATGCGGGTACAAACCAAAGCTCTTCCCAGAAAACCACTAGGAAAAAATCTCCCAAAACCAACAAAGGAACGGAAAAGCCGCAAGGTAAAAATTCCAGGCAGACACCCAAATCAACTCGGAAAGGGAAAAATGCGGCAGGAGTCAATGGGGAAAAGGCTCAAGCAGTTGGCAGCAGGGCAATCAATCAGTTAAATAACGCGGCCTCCACGACCAAGGGACTCGCTGAGAGCGTTCAGCATTGCAGCCCAACCGCTGTAAAAATAGGGAAGCATAACGGACTATCCGGTGAGTGGTCACTGGGAAAGGACCCCGGTACAGGCTGGTCAGAACCTAGCATAGGAAACACTAACAGTCTCCTGGATGATGATCAGAGGGAGTTTGAGGAACCTTCCAATATATTATCCAACATTGCATCAGGAATGGCAGACGTTCAGAGGTTTATGATGGCCTCCATCGAacccctgtggggacctgttggCCATAACAGCGTGCCAGATATATTCCGGTCACCTGAATCGAACAGCCTGAAATTGAAAACCCTAAAAATTTTGGCAGGGACCTCACAAGAGTCTAAGAAAAAGGCCAACAGCAGTTCTCCAGGGACGGCAAAGAATCACAAGTCAAACAAGGGCTCAAGCAAAAACGGCAAAGCCACAACCTGTGATCCCAGTCGCCCCAACTGTTCGACTGGGTACAATACAGACATTCACTCTCCCTTTTTTGATAAAAACTATAGTAACCTGAGCACTTTAGGCAATAACGGACCTACCCATAAAAAACTGTACCGTCATAAATCAAGTTCTAAATCACTGAGGGATGAGAACTGTAAAATAAAGCGAACAGACCGTGAACAGACCCATAAGGACCCATCTGTGACAGCTTCTTTTGAAAAACTGAGGTAA
- the NEXMIF gene encoding neurite extension and migration factor isoform X1, translating into MDDQQEQDCASEDQETILINGVKENESHDLASDERPCSAADAVVTFPALTIAQKENQACHRALPPLTSKKPCLLSPPSPLRLTDVPEHTSDDSSAHAISLTSCVTKGMSSWSLPGDCEKAPFTIMEPGGMSALTGDCLMQPSRTCLGCFIESKDGIDAEPGISLKVGDINRDYDTCSVSDIGIHCMSTGETMRYGDQLLSDQLLSFPMHKSRAADKRDAEKSDSDSEDPTQKNYYEGLLLDKCNGEEPLLTNPNQEWGYFESFISESKIELLDLCSKNELSVNLFSEEDVDNYMFDDDDSTLGSDVCSLKIRYESFQDNVREKTTALQEDAQFNFFPSVFGNCTKRDSRSTLKRGPGGATDPSQFKSEEGIIWGEEEEDGEEEDGEEEEKAALNKSCNSAEMVQYVGSKRSHFLDSVNSTEDSGEFSDDSTCTESSYDVLRDIKDCSRYLSREHSNSFIQQNYGLRAKRKVRYSDDYLYDVDSIENEKILDKKEWLPDGPKEEDDDEWCPKKRRKVSRKEPPVIIKYIIINRFKGEKHMLVKLSKVDANETTVTLNEELLSKYEKLAPLKGFWQERQQSRMDLLRSSLYHKQNFYLNGSDASFLPHPRKRKCKLANRHRIQRIKAIEQSVNKLGSCSSDHKQPCSSKEDAGLKGLQALAIATPSCANGLHVNDITGIASVKCKSQEREYKGTERKVLRRIKFKSEARLKCKKIKAAASTVEGSPALENQDSAARLKDENVPCASDSSHLSECHEDKIAKNATFLPSTSSSDKPLPSANITTNVPLIPGGYLQTLLDASDLSSNTGISYFTQHPSEQQHSLPSIVQAEKPFSALQPSQSCVLSPPSESELQQSPGHLEMEQNNFGSVWPANKAAGSNQQEFPSDMREASVLSNEFGGAAGADNLPASGYSQVNLNSSKLLYQKNYLPDNQQVQSDDSYQSCHFNNGEGRFHFQRGTLSTDDGRLISFDSVGSLSVSSSNYSSLSLKSCEKDGEDDINDDFLAHCSPKLVIQQSIDEITPLKESTDLLDISNFTPDKFRQSSLSEMSPPDTPNLSPQITGSDAKPLGTLKGFQESTQAVLNSSEKVKWNCGVLQTEEQADNGFTLNNHQFQFHMFNDEDSVSLLEKSPCLSTFNEPSGQISTNSKVSKSKRKSSSSKNAGTNQSSSQKTTRKKSPKTNKGTEKPQGKNSRQTPKSTRKGKNAAGVNGEKAQAVGSRAINQLNNAASTTKGLAESVQHCSPTAVKIGKHNGLSGEWSLGKDPGTGWSEPSIGNTNSLLDDDQREFEEPSNILSNIASGMADVQRFMMASIEPLWGPVGHNSVPDIFRSPESNSLKLKTLKILAGTSQESKKKANSSSPGTAKNHKSNKGSSKNGKATTCDPSRPNCSTGYNTDIHSPFFDKNYSNLSTLGNNGPTHKKLYRHKSSSKSLRDENCKIKRTDREQTHKDPSVTASFEKLRESDSILLKAETTFLVLPVFEEETPFSRKTFDVCFPFFLRWFFFRSFVRLFLSKYALWYVDM; encoded by the exons ATGGATGACCAACAAGAGCAGGATTGTGCCTCAGAAGACCAAGAAACTATCCTGATTAATGGGGTGAAAGAAAATG AATCACATGACCTGGCCAGCGATGAGAGGCCTTGCTCTGCTGCGGATGCTGTGGTTACGTTTCCAGCCTTGACAATAGCTCAGAAGGAAAATCAAGCGTGCCACCGAGCGCTGCCTCCTCTGACTTCAAAGAAGCCCTGTCTGCTGAGCCCGCCTTCTCCTCTGAGGCTCACCGATGTACCTGAGCACACTTCGGATGACTCCTCCGCGCACGCCATTTCCCTTACATCGTGCGTGACAAAGGGCATGAGCTCTTGGTCCCTGCCAGGCGACTGCGAGAAGGCTCCGTTCACAATTATGGAGCCCGGAGGCATGTCAGCTCTCACTGGTGACTGCTTGATGCAGCCGAGCCGGACCTGTCTGGGCTGCTTTATTGAATCAAAGGACGGCATTGATGCAGAGCCGGGAATAAGCCTGAAAGTGGGTGATATAAATAGGGATTATGACACCTGTTCAGTCTCTGATATAGGGATTCACTGCATGAGCACAGGAGAAACCATGAGATATGGGGATCAACTGCTTTCAGACCAGCTTTTAAGCTTCCCTATGCATAAATCGAGGGCAGCAGACAAAAGGGATGCAGAAAAATCTGACAGTGATTCAGAGGACCCCACTCAGAAAAATTATTACGAGGGATTACTACTAGACAAATGCAATGGTGAGGAACCTTTACTAACAAATCCCAACCAGGAATGGGGCTATTTTGAATCTTTCATTAGCGAAAGTAAAATTGAGCTGCTTGACCTTTGCTCCAAAAATGAGCTTTCTGTAAATCTGTTTTCGGAGGAAGATGTGGATAATTACATGTTTGATGATGATGATTCAACCTTGGGAAGCGACGTCTGCTCCTTAAAGATTAGATACGAATCTTTCCAGGACAATGTGCGGGAGAAGACCACCGCCCTACAAGAGGATGCCCAGTTCAACTTCTTCCCCAGCGTGTTTGGCAACTGCACTAAAAGGGACAGCAGGAGCACCCTGAAAAGGGGGCCGGGTGGTGCCACCGACCCTTCTcaattcaaatctgaagaaggcatcatctggggggaggaggaggaggacggggaggaagaggatggtgaggaggaggagaaagctgcCTTAAATAAATCGTGCAACAGTGCGGAGATGGTGCAGTACGTGGGCTCCAAAAGGAGCCACTTCTTGGACTCTGTGAATTCCACGGAGGACTCCGGGGAGTTCAGTGACGACAGCACTTGCACCGAGTCCTCCTACGACGTGCTGCGGGATATCAAGGACTGTAGCCGCTACCTGTCCAGGGAACACTCCAATTCCTTCATCCAGCAGAACTACGGCTTGCGGGCGAAGAGGAAAGTGCGATACAGCGATGATTACCTGTACGACGTGGACTCCATCGAGAACGAGAAGATCCTGGATAAGAAGGAGTGGCTCCCGGAcgggcccaaggaagaagacgATGATGAGTGGTGCCCAAAGAAAAGGCGAAAAGTCTCTCGCAAGGAGCCCCCCGTTATCATCAAGTACATCATCATTAACAGGTTTAAGGGGGAGAAGCATATGCTGGTGAAGCTGAGCAAAGTGGATGCCAATGAGACGACTGTCACCCTAAACGAGGAGCTGCTCAGCAAATATGAAAAGCTGGCCCCACTGAAGGGCTTctggcaggagaggcagcagAGCCGGATGGATTTGCTCCGATCGTCTCTCTACCACAAGCAGAATTTCTATCTTAACGGCTCAGATGCTTCGTTCCTCCCTCACCCACGGAAGCGAAAATGCAAGCTAGCAAACAGGCACAGGATTCAGAGAATTAAAGCCATTGAGCAATCGGTGAACAAGCTGGGCTCTTGCTCCTCGGATCACAAGCAGCCTTGCAGCAGTAAGGAGGACGCGGGCCTGAAAGGGCTGCAGGCGTTAGCCATCGCCACCCCCAGCTGTGCAAACGGATTACATGTAAATGACATCACTGGCATCGCCTCAGTGAAATGCAAATCGCAGGAGCGGGAATATAAGGGGACGGAGAGGAAAGTGCTCCGCCGAATCAAATTCAAAAGTGAAGCCAGGTTGAAATGCAAGAAAATCAAAGCTGCTGCCAGTACGGTGGAGGGCTCCCCAGCTCTGGAAAACCAGGACTCTGCAGCTCGTTTGAAGGACGAAAATGTTCCTTGTGCTTCAGACAGCTCCCATCTTTCGGAGTGCCATGAGGATAAGATTGCTAAAAATGCTACTTTCCTACCATCCACCTCCTCTTCAGACAAGCCTCTACCATCTGCTAATATCACCACCAATGTACCCCTGATCCCCGGAGGGTATCTGCAGACATTGTTAGATGCTTCTGATTTGTCAAGCAACACTGGTATCTCATACTTCACCCAGCATCCCTCCGAGCAGCAGCATTCGCTCCCCAGCATCGTTCAGGCAGAGAAGCCGTTCTCGGCTCTGCAGCCTTCCCAGAGCTGCGTGCTCTCGCCGCCTTCGGAGTCGGAGCTGCAGCAGTCACCTGGCCACTTGGAAATGGAGCAGAACAACTTCGGTAGCGTGTGGCCGGCGAACAAGGCTGCTGGCAGCAACCAGCAGGAATTTCCGAGTGACATGAGGGAGGCTTCTGTGCTGTCAAACGAGTTTGGTGGCGCAGCGGGCGCAGACAACCTCCCAGCCTCTGGATACAGTCAAGTAAATCTGAATAGCAGCAAATTGCTCTACCAAAAAAATTACTTGCCAGATAACCAACAAGTGCAGTCTGATGATTCTTATCAGTCATGTCATTTTAATAATGGAGAGGGGCGCTTTCATTTCCAACGAGGTACACTAAGTACAGATGATGGCAGACTCATTAGTTTTGATTCAGTGGGTTCATTGTCAGTTAGTTCTAGCAATTACAGTTCTTTAAGTTTAAAGTCTTGTGAAAAGGACGGCGAAGATGATATTAATGACGATTTCTTGGCCCACTGCAGCCCCAAGCTAGTGATCCAACAAAGCATAGATGAAATAACCCCTCTGAAGGAGTCCACGGACCTTTTAGACATTTCCAACTTCACACCTGATAAGTTCCGTCAGTCCTCCCTGTCGGAGATGTCTCCTCCAGACACTCCCAACCTTTCCCCACAGATAACCGGCTCCGACGCCAAACCTCTGGGCACCCTGAAAGGCTTTCAGGAGAGCACCCAGGCTGTTCTCAACAGTTCTGAGAAGGTCAAGTGGAACTGTGGGGTCCTTCAGACTGAGGAGCAGGCAGATAATGGGTTTACTTTAAATAATCATCAGTTTCAGTTCCATATGTTCAACGATGAAGATTCTGTCAGCCTTCTTGAAAAAAGTCCGTGCTTGTCAACATTTAATGAGCCATCTGGTCAAATTAGCACCAATAGCAAAGTGTCAAAATCTAAGAGGAAAAGTTCATCCAGCAAGAATGCGGGTACAAACCAAAGCTCTTCCCAGAAAACCACTAGGAAAAAATCTCCCAAAACCAACAAAGGAACGGAAAAGCCGCAAGGTAAAAATTCCAGGCAGACACCCAAATCAACTCGGAAAGGGAAAAATGCGGCAGGAGTCAATGGGGAAAAGGCTCAAGCAGTTGGCAGCAGGGCAATCAATCAGTTAAATAACGCGGCCTCCACGACCAAGGGACTCGCTGAGAGCGTTCAGCATTGCAGCCCAACCGCTGTAAAAATAGGGAAGCATAACGGACTATCCGGTGAGTGGTCACTGGGAAAGGACCCCGGTACAGGCTGGTCAGAACCTAGCATAGGAAACACTAACAGTCTCCTGGATGATGATCAGAGGGAGTTTGAGGAACCTTCCAATATATTATCCAACATTGCATCAGGAATGGCAGACGTTCAGAGGTTTATGATGGCCTCCATCGAacccctgtggggacctgttggCCATAACAGCGTGCCAGATATATTCCGGTCACCTGAATCGAACAGCCTGAAATTGAAAACCCTAAAAATTTTGGCAGGGACCTCACAAGAGTCTAAGAAAAAGGCCAACAGCAGTTCTCCAGGGACGGCAAAGAATCACAAGTCAAACAAGGGCTCAAGCAAAAACGGCAAAGCCACAACCTGTGATCCCAGTCGCCCCAACTGTTCGACTGGGTACAATACAGACATTCACTCTCCCTTTTTTGATAAAAACTATAGTAACCTGAGCACTTTAGGCAATAACGGACCTACCCATAAAAAACTGTACCGTCATAAATCAAGTTCTAAATCACTGAGGGATGAGAACTGTAAAATAAAGCGAACAGACCGTGAACAGACCCATAAGGACCCATCTGTGACAGCTTCTTTTGAAAAACTGAG GGAATCAGACTCCATTCTTCTTAAAGCAGAAACAACATTTTTGGTTTTACCTGTATTTGAAGAAGAGACTCCCTTTTCTAGAAAGACGTTTGAtgtttgtttccctttttttttgcgTTGGTTTTTTTTTCGTTCGTTCGTTCGTTTGTTCCTTTCAAAATATGCCTTGTGGTACGTTGACATGTAA